In Corticium candelabrum chromosome 1, ooCorCand1.1, whole genome shotgun sequence, the genomic stretch CCAAACCGTAGACCTAGTAATAGTTGGCCGTAGTTCTAAGCGAAAGAGGCAGTGACGTACAGTTTGTTGAGTCCAGAGCACAGTTCGCGCTCACAGTTTACACATGTACACCAATCCTAGCTAGCTAGCGACCAACTCTACACAACTACCCATCTTTCTTGCTACGCTTATGCTGCTTCGGTGCCTCAGTGTTGTAATGAAAAGGCACAACGGGCGATAACAGAAGAAGCGTAACAGGCGATAACAGAAGAAGCATACCGAACGATGTGCGCAGCCATTTTAGATGTGAGCAGCATCCCGGATAATAGCACGCCTAGATTCATACCCGTATAAAGAGTCGTGGACGTTTGAAAATGAAAATTCTTTCTAGACTACTGCAGTTACCGAAAATTGCAGTCTAAATTCTAAAGTGATATCTACCCTTAGTGACAGGGAAACAAGTTTCTAGTGCATCCGGGGCGTTGATTGCCAGGGCAAACTGTACGCCCACGTACGTCTGACATGGCAAGCAAGCAGTACCGGTCTAAACAAAGCCATGAGACACCAGTTGAAAGAAGTGTGACAGAAGTTTCAAGAATAAAATGTCACGGGTCTCGTCCATCAGACAAATTGAATCCTAAAACGATAGATCCTGTACGTAAGTCTGATTCTTTCTGCATGAGACGcgttttattaattgtttattggCGCTAACCTGACTTCTAGTTTGACAGCAAAGCGAAGTTCAAAACGTCATTTTCTCATGTCTACGGAAATGGAGGAATTCCCTGCCGGTAAGCTTAGTGGACATGCATAGTTCTTTACTACAACTGTACATGTCACGCCTTAGACTGTTATTGTGTTTATATTGAAATACGAGTACTGTAGAGACCTGATGATTTCACTAATTGATCATGAGACTGATGTTTAACTAGATAATGGCATGAACCTATTGTGATATGAGCAGTTTAATGGTAGGCAAAGAGAATTAATTGTGTACCAGAAAGTGAGGTTCGACAAGAACAAATTTACTGTAAAAGTGTCTCCAGCTTACAGCTGCTGCAAAACACGTACAGCTCTGGTAGATTTAAAATTGCAAGGAGATTGCTTCTCTTATGCAAATTAACTTTTATGCGAATTAACTAACAGCATGCACCCATAGTTATTCTTTGAAATGAGAAGATATTGAAAGGAACATAAATTGGTTTTGGCCCAGAACTAATGTAATTGTCATTAACATAGAATGCTAGTAATAACatcagacctctcaactctcacaaTTTCGTGAGGGAGTCACGATGTATGGGGCGTGTCTCACGATCTCATGATTTGCACCCAATTCTCATGATTGCCAATCCTTTCTCGTTACAAGTCTATTGTGATTGAGACACTCTGATAATCGCTTTGTGCAGACCCGTTAGCTCATCTTTCTGCACATCTCGGATTTTTTAAACTAGACTGTCTGTATACagtttgcttgcttgtatctggggtACCAAGGTATCTTATCTACCTGCAGTATAAGTAACttttggaagtttgaggcaaaGCCTAGCTTGGCGCACAGAAACATAAAGCAGGGCCAACAGTAAGCTGTGAACTACGCCTACTTTTGAACAGTTGAATAGGTGTGGTCATTTACAAAGGACAGTCTCACGATTTGGTGCaaagaaaagttgagaggtctgtaaCATGGGTACAGCTATGATCTtgttgcaattaattaaatcagatAATGTTGTGTAAACAGTCTGTTTTCATTACTCTATGAAATTCGTTTATAGAAATATCTTGCAGTGACTTTTCTGGTGTCTTTGAAGTCTTAAAAGTTACAAGTGTAAACAGCTATTGTGAAAGCATCATACATGAATTGCCATTAATTTATGTAGTGCTGTATGAACTGATCTCACATTTCATACATTAATTACATGCAATGTCCACTTATCGTTTAATCTAAAAAAAGGTAAATATTCCAATTTGGAAGAGGAAGGCATTCATTTCACGCCTGTCCACTCCAACAAGAAATATAAAGACATTTCATATACACAGTTACACTGCAGTTATATTAAGTTACAATCAAATCATAGTGTTATTGCCAGAAAAGTAAGCATGTATTCAGCATATATTACTTGCTTCCAACGTTCTGGTTCTAGCTAGAGTGTAACTAAACAATTGTTCGTTGTTCACTGATTGAGCTGTGCTTGTTTTGGTAAGTGTTCAGCTAGGCATTTGATGCAATGTTGTTGCAATCGCTACTGAAAAGCTTAGGCAGGCACACCAAATTTATTGTCGCACTTTTCTGACAAGTTTCGATGCTAAGGAGGTATAGGTACTACAAGCTGTCAAAATATGTTTTGATACTTGAAAAGACCCAAAACTAATAACtgaaaatttattaaattactTAATACTATAGAATATAGTTGTTTAAGTGGTTTGCATAGCTTCACATGTAACAATATTTTGGACTGCCGCCCAGGTCCATGTTTTGCAGCCAACACTTTGACCCTGCTTGATTCGGCCACAACTGGACCAGGTTGTCCAAAATtaaacctaaccctaaccctgacgcTAACATTAACCCTAACTCTGGTTCATTCATGGCTGCCACTAATTACATAATGAACTAGGGGATCCAGTTATTGCCCGGCCCATTGTTGACCATGACAAGCAGTGTTGTAAGGTTTTATGTTGCTTGTCATGGCAAAACAACAACTGCATTGGTTAGTTAACTTGTCGTTGCTGTCATGTTGTTGTTAGATTGATTCATGGATCAGtgaaacacaaactacaatgGGACGTTGACTTGGAAGAAGTATTATTTGATCCTGTTTTGATCACACTAGCTGAAGGACTACGTGAAACAGAACATCCATACACATTTGTGGCTCGAGAAGCTTTTAGGCAACTCCTGCAATTGGAAGGAGCTGGAGAAAAAGCAGTGCCGGTCCTACCAAGACTAATCATTTCTCTCAGATTGTGTTTGGTATGCATTTCTAATGACAAGGGTGTTGTGGATGTGGACTTGTGTGTAAGATTAGATTCCAATACCCAGAATTTCTTTTGAAATAATGATAAAACCGAATCGACGAATATGCCACTAAATTGCTACATATTAACAGGTGTTAGCTATGCCacttcaatgcaatggaactGTCCAGCATAAGATCAAGCTGAGGTTTGCATTGACTATAGAAAGCCTCTGCAATGCAGCAAGAAATATACTACCCATTGCTGTAGAACCATTACTTGCACGTTCTAAGGAAGCTAGGACTCCTGGAGGCACTTGGGTAGGATGAGGTTATTATTCATGTCAATAAAATTTCAAGATTGCACAACCTCGAGCAACACAATATCGAATCATTAAGAATATTGCTGGTTAATTAGAACTGTATTTATGTAACCATGGGATATCTCTGCATATGCCCAATACATCGTATTGCCTCCTATAGTAACTCTTACCAGAGAGCATGTCAATTATATGTTTGTGCTAGGTTCAAATTATGGCTTTTTAGACACCAATGTGTACATCTAATTAAGATAAGTCAGTGCATTGCAGTAATTCTGCCGCTGCGATGGTCTGTAATTGTGTATGATACAAACTGTAATTACGATTTGATTCTTGTCCTCCTCAAGCTTGTTTGAATTCTTGTTGCAGTCTGTGATATGCATCTGCTGTTTGTTCCAAACTATGCAAATTTTGGTAGTAGCTTTCATTTGATCAGCAGTAGAACTGCTTGTAATAGATTAGAAACGTGTAGAAGATCATGCAGGTATTGTCCAATGACAACAGGAACAGCAACCATGAGAACATGCAGTTTATTAGTTCACACTAATTTCAACAACACTCTAGAAGTAATGTGATTGAGTAAAATTTTCTCTCCAATAAAGTACAGAATCTGGCTGACTAGCttgctgtctgtgtttgtatgttacattaattaaagcactTTTCACACTATGAAAGTGAATGCCCAATAACAAAGCAGGATTTGCATCAAAATCACGGGTTACTGGGCTGATGTATAACATCGGAAAATGAGGGTAGCTGACAACTTCACATTGTAGGAAGGGTTTGGCCTTGAGAAGCTAGGCTATTATTGACCTGGCCTAATCACACCATGCAGTTGAAAAGCCAGAATGCCACAGGTCATTTACGGTCATATAATGGACTTGAAGTCTGACTAGATCCTGTGACGAGCAACAGCAGCTGTAGTTACTTTTCTGAATGGAGTGTTAAGCCGCACAGCATCAAATATGTGTACATGATGCTTTCGAAGTGTGCTAATGGTGGTTCACAGTTGTACTAGTGAAGCAAACTAAAGTATCTATTCATGGCAGAAACCTCATGAGCATAGCACACGAGTATGAACTGCAGTACATGTGATAGCagtttgtatacatacatacatacacacacacaccactcgtgcgcgcgcgcgcacgtgcacacacacacacacacacacacacacacacacacacacaccactttgTCTCTATACAATGTTCTCTTGTTTTAGTCTTCTGAGGATGCCAGTGTCTTTAGTGCTGGTCTATCAGCTCTCAGTTGTTTGAGTCAAGCTGTCAGACAACACCTTAACCCATACCTCAAGTCTCTTTTGGCACCAGTTAGTTCTCCAACAGTGAAATTTGCTAGATGACTAATTGAAGTATTGTTCTAGCTGTCAAAGAGATTGCAACAGAGAGCACATCGAGACGAGGTTACATCGacactgcagcagctcgagATAGGGGGCGGAAAGGTGAGTGTTCTTTACAGAATGATAACCatttttttgtaaaaaaaACCTCAGTTAGTTGCTACTTGCTAGACCCTCTTCATGTCTCTTTAATTAGAAGTGAGGGTGGGTACTGTACAAAACTGTCTACCTAACAAACCAAGTTTGAATATTGAGGGTTGACAGTTCAGAATGTGTTACTGATGCAGTAAACTAATATAAGTATgaactaattaataaactaataTAAGTATGAGTACACTCTTGTGGTGAAAAATCCAAGCTTGTGATTAGGCTgcataatttataataatgtAGTTTATGATTGGGTTACATCAAATCA encodes the following:
- the LOC134178196 gene encoding PACRG-like protein — encoded protein: MASKQYRSKQSHETPVERSVTEVSRIKCHGSRPSDKLNPKTIDPFDSKAKFKTSFSHVYGNGGIPCRLIHGSVKHKLQWDVDLEEVLFDPVLITLAEGLRETEHPYTFVAREAFRQLLQLEGAGEKAVPVLPRLIISLRLCLSSEDASVFSAGLSALSCLSQAVRQHLNPYLKSLLAPLSKRLQQRAHRDEVTSTLQQLEIGGGKDALAVIKSKIPTYSSVLQ